A region of uncultured Carboxylicivirga sp. DNA encodes the following proteins:
- a CDS encoding sulfite exporter TauE/SafE family protein, translated as MGILEGFVIGFFGSLHCVGMCGPLALALPLPVKSVWQKVIGALLYNIGRAVTYSILGLIFGFVGVGLKHSGIQNIVSILCGVIMILSVVLPGIIKLPKGSNKITNSIYGTLKKKIGDSLNRRKIGNLFIIGILNGFLPCGLVYVAISKAVLSLTLAESVLSMFFFGLGTLPMMFAVAFFSDIIKSRYLYHLKKFIPVFIIILGIIFILRGMNLGIPFISPDMGKPACCH; from the coding sequence ATGGGTATTTTAGAAGGATTCGTAATTGGTTTTTTCGGCAGTCTGCATTGTGTTGGAATGTGTGGTCCATTGGCATTGGCACTTCCTCTTCCTGTCAAATCAGTATGGCAAAAAGTAATTGGAGCCCTCTTGTATAATATTGGCAGAGCTGTAACCTACAGTATCCTGGGCTTGATTTTTGGTTTTGTGGGAGTTGGTCTTAAGCACTCTGGCATTCAAAATATTGTATCTATTCTTTGTGGTGTCATCATGATATTATCTGTTGTTCTTCCCGGAATTATAAAATTGCCCAAGGGAAGTAATAAAATAACAAATTCGATTTACGGTACACTAAAAAAGAAAATTGGAGATTCACTTAACCGTAGGAAAATAGGTAATTTGTTTATTATTGGTATTCTAAATGGGTTTCTACCTTGTGGTTTGGTTTATGTTGCAATATCCAAAGCAGTTTTGTCATTAACTCTTGCTGAAAGTGTTTTATCCATGTTTTTCTTTGGATTAGGAACGCTTCCCATGATGTTTGCAGTAGCTTTTTTCTCAGATATTATAAAAAGCAGATATCTCTATCATCTGAAAAAGTTTATTCCGGTTTTTATTATCATTTTAGGTATCATCTTTATTCTTCGTGGAATGAATCTGGGTATTCCTTTTATCAGTCCGGATATGGGTAAACCGGCTTGTTGTCATTAA
- the ccoG gene encoding cytochrome c oxidase accessory protein CcoG, with protein sequence MTNDNNPTFRDRIVTMNEEGKRNWIFANQPKGKYYNARTIVGIILLTFLFAAPYIKIDGEPLLLFDIIHRKFVLFGVVFWPQDFHLFVIGLISIIISIVTFTVVYGRVWCGWACPQTIFMELIFRRIEYWIEGSGDQQRIRNNGEDTFDKFWRKSLKHAIFILISLVITHTMLSYFVGVETVQKYIEGSPTENFSVFIALMIFTAAFYFVFAFFREQVCSLVCPYGRLQGALVDNNTLTVIYDYKRGEDRGPMRKDEDRKAVGKGDCVNCHKCTTVCPTGIDIRDGIQLECINCTACIDACDSVMERYKLPKGLIRITSKNNIENGQKFRWTPRVIAYTTLLVALIGVLVVLFNLRSDFETTILRVQGSLFQTLDDGRISNIYNYKIVNKTTKEADLSIKLLSPEGEVQLAGHMMKIKEQEKLQGAFLLKLSKDQLNGASTKVMIGIYDGDELIDTIESTFVGPN encoded by the coding sequence ATGACAAATGATAATAACCCGACATTTCGTGATCGAATTGTCACAATGAATGAGGAAGGCAAACGTAACTGGATATTCGCTAACCAACCAAAAGGTAAATATTATAATGCCCGAACAATTGTTGGAATCATATTACTGACCTTTTTATTTGCAGCTCCATATATTAAAATAGATGGTGAGCCATTACTCTTGTTTGATATTATACATCGAAAGTTTGTATTGTTTGGAGTTGTTTTCTGGCCTCAGGATTTTCATTTATTTGTTATTGGCTTAATTTCTATAATCATTTCAATAGTAACGTTTACTGTTGTCTATGGAAGGGTTTGGTGTGGCTGGGCTTGTCCTCAGACAATATTTATGGAACTTATTTTCCGAAGAATTGAATATTGGATTGAGGGTAGTGGCGACCAGCAACGGATTAGAAACAACGGAGAAGATACATTTGATAAGTTCTGGCGTAAAAGTCTGAAACACGCCATATTTATATTGATTTCTTTGGTTATCACTCATACCATGTTATCTTATTTTGTGGGTGTTGAAACGGTTCAGAAATACATAGAAGGTTCTCCAACGGAAAATTTCAGTGTGTTTATAGCACTTATGATTTTTACTGCGGCATTTTATTTTGTATTTGCATTTTTTCGTGAACAGGTCTGCTCATTGGTTTGTCCTTACGGACGATTACAAGGTGCCTTGGTTGATAATAACACATTGACTGTAATTTACGACTATAAAAGAGGTGAGGACCGGGGTCCTATGCGTAAAGATGAGGATCGTAAAGCTGTTGGTAAAGGAGATTGTGTTAATTGCCATAAATGTACAACAGTTTGTCCGACTGGGATTGATATACGAGATGGTATTCAGCTTGAATGTATCAATTGTACTGCATGTATTGATGCCTGTGATAGTGTGATGGAACGTTATAAATTACCGAAAGGATTAATCCGCATCACTTCAAAAAATAATATCGAAAATGGACAAAAGTTCCGTTGGACTCCAAGGGTTATTGCATATACCACCTTGTTAGTTGCATTAATAGGAGTTTTAGTCGTTTTGTTCAATTTAAGGTCAGATTTTGAAACAACCATTTTGAGGGTGCAAGGGTCTCTATTTCAGACCCTGGATGATGGACGTATTAGCAACATTTACAATTATAAGATTGTTAATAAAACCACTAAAGAAGCTGACTTGTCAATTAAATTGCTTTCACCAGAAGGTGAAGTGCAATTGGCAGGACATATGATGAAAATCAAAGAACAGGAAAAGCTTCAGGGGGCATTTTTACTGAAATTATCAAAAGATCAATTGAACGGTGCCAGCACGAAAGTTATGATTGGGATTTATGATGGTGATGAATTGATTGATACGATTGAATCAACTTTTGTAGGGCCTAACTAA
- a CDS encoding FixH family protein: MKFNWGHGLVVVILLGITGFLSLVFITTRERIDMVTDEYYPKELEYQYQIEKLKNYNALSEKINIKINGNLAVVFPKITDKPDGITGNIHIYRPSDKRLDIEKEIQLDTAFIANFEKEKFKSGKYEVIIEWGANNQEYLTKLPLFID; the protein is encoded by the coding sequence ATGAAATTTAATTGGGGACACGGTTTAGTGGTTGTTATTCTGTTAGGTATAACCGGATTTTTATCCTTGGTTTTTATAACAACCAGAGAACGTATTGATATGGTTACCGATGAGTACTATCCTAAAGAACTAGAATATCAGTATCAGATTGAAAAACTGAAAAATTACAATGCGTTGTCTGAAAAAATCAATATTAAAATAAACGGAAATTTAGCTGTTGTATTTCCTAAAATCACTGATAAACCGGATGGAATAACCGGTAATATTCATATTTACCGTCCATCTGATAAACGATTAGACATAGAAAAGGAAATTCAATTGGATACTGCTTTTATCGCTAATTTTGAAAAAGAGAAATTCAAATCTGGGAAATACGAGGTTATCATTGAATGGGGAGCCAATAATCAGGAATATCTTACAAAACTTCCTTTATTTATAGACTAA
- a CDS encoding TonB-dependent receptor plug domain-containing protein — translation MFKTIVVVLFVFFALICAKAEGEVKDSLPGYLQHYDIESVDVVVTKLKQYQVGSKKETFTPLQKSSVEQGSLTELITRYQPIYIKTDAGGLASFRFRGTSDNHTSVRVRGIELNSQTLGSYNANNAPVFLFDQVQISFGSSSATLGSGSLGGNVRLELQNKFKNGVNGEAKVSRGSFGEYMAGAKVFASNGRLESVTRLVYYEKENDFPFENTAYYNFETRSYQRDKQKNARIENTNLIQQLNYKWDDIRMLSSLIWLTKNRHEAQPNMAENTNPNTRYIEDQNIRTWIQYDQNSHVGNLYLGGGYVFDDNIDYSSKEQKISTQRWISEGGLKKEKDWLSMQLGLRYLFIKPNVYAYDESISEYRTSLYASFLANPIDWMKLSLNLRQQFVSRFNAPFTPALGLEMRLINKNNQTLNLIGNIQRAYRIPTLNDRYWGQDGYEGNRNIKPEDALSAELGLGYLFSDNETWTFRLNANAFYMDVHDWLLWTQGSSGWYADNIMRVISKGLETTIRAYCDLGKQQIEIGGGFTFNPAERKESDLVTDVIDQQLEYVPKYIATGYIQYTFSKAGLILDGNYTGRRYYNQAGKYLSNYKLINCSAYYQFNLGNNLLRLDVQVNNLLSEQYQNQYQYAMPEINYRVAINYKF, via the coding sequence ATGTTTAAAACTATTGTAGTTGTTTTATTTGTGTTTTTTGCCTTAATATGTGCAAAAGCTGAGGGTGAGGTTAAAGATTCATTACCAGGTTATTTACAACATTATGATATAGAGTCAGTAGATGTTGTTGTTACTAAACTTAAACAATATCAGGTTGGTTCGAAGAAGGAAACTTTTACTCCGCTACAAAAAAGCTCTGTTGAACAGGGAAGCCTTACTGAATTAATCACTCGCTATCAACCTATTTATATTAAAACTGACGCTGGAGGATTAGCTTCATTTAGATTCAGGGGTACATCAGACAATCATACATCAGTGCGTGTTCGTGGTATAGAATTGAATTCTCAGACTTTAGGTAGTTACAATGCAAATAATGCGCCTGTTTTTCTATTTGATCAGGTACAAATTAGTTTTGGTAGTTCTTCTGCAACATTGGGTTCAGGTTCTCTTGGAGGAAATGTAAGGCTTGAACTTCAGAATAAATTTAAAAATGGAGTGAACGGCGAAGCAAAAGTTTCACGGGGTTCTTTTGGCGAATATATGGCAGGAGCAAAGGTTTTTGCAAGCAATGGCCGGCTAGAATCAGTTACACGCCTTGTATACTACGAAAAGGAAAATGACTTCCCATTCGAAAATACTGCTTATTATAATTTTGAAACAAGATCTTACCAACGGGATAAGCAGAAAAATGCCCGAATAGAGAATACTAATCTAATTCAACAGTTAAATTATAAATGGGACGATATCAGAATGTTATCATCCTTAATTTGGTTAACAAAAAACCGACATGAGGCGCAGCCAAATATGGCAGAAAATACGAATCCTAATACCAGATATATTGAAGATCAGAATATAAGAACCTGGATTCAATATGATCAAAATTCTCATGTTGGCAATTTATATTTAGGTGGAGGTTACGTATTTGACGATAATATTGACTACAGTAGTAAAGAACAAAAAATTAGTACCCAACGATGGATATCTGAAGGAGGTTTAAAAAAGGAGAAAGACTGGTTAAGCATGCAACTGGGCTTACGATATCTTTTCATAAAACCTAATGTGTATGCCTACGATGAAAGTATATCTGAATACAGAACTTCTCTGTATGCATCTTTCTTGGCTAATCCAATTGATTGGATGAAATTGTCGTTGAATCTTAGACAGCAATTTGTAAGTCGATTTAATGCTCCTTTTACACCTGCCTTGGGGTTGGAAATGAGACTAATCAATAAAAATAATCAGACACTAAATTTAATCGGTAATATACAAAGAGCATATCGTATTCCTACGTTAAACGATCGATACTGGGGGCAGGATGGATATGAAGGAAACCGAAATATTAAACCCGAAGATGCTTTGAGTGCAGAGTTGGGGCTGGGCTACTTATTTTCGGATAATGAAACCTGGACTTTTCGTTTAAATGCCAATGCTTTTTATATGGATGTTCATGATTGGTTATTATGGACACAAGGAAGCAGTGGTTGGTATGCCGACAATATTATGCGTGTGATAAGTAAAGGCTTGGAAACTACTATTAGAGCATATTGTGATTTAGGAAAACAACAAATTGAAATAGGTGGTGGGTTTACTTTTAACCCTGCAGAAAGAAAGGAATCAGATCTGGTAACCGATGTTATTGATCAACAATTGGAATATGTACCTAAATATATTGCAACAGGTTATATCCAATATACATTTTCAAAAGCTGGCTTAATACTGGATGGTAATTATACAGGCAGAAGATATTACAATCAGGCAGGTAAATATTTATCAAACTATAAACTAATCAATTGCTCTGCTTACTATCAATTTAACCTTGGAAATAACTTGTTAAGATTAGATGTTCAGGTGAATAATCTATTGAGTGAGCAATATCAGAATCAATATCAATATGCCATGCCTGAGATCAATTATAGAGTAGCAATTAATTATAAATTTTAA
- a CDS encoding c-type cytochrome produces MEENLKDQKMPEVDPLTNDKFVPEHEFDGIRELANNPPWWLTFIFIFSILFAYVYLAKYHFFSDGKVGLNEYEAELYAVQLQEEEAAGIEASATEGGGGISIETVKVDYSVPLTAQTDLDKGAKVFSTNCAVCHLAEGQGLVGPNLTDEYWIHGGSFENIMTVINNGVIEKGMIAWKGQLSDTQIHQVASFITTLQGTNPPNPKAPQGEKYVPEAE; encoded by the coding sequence ATGGAAGAGAATTTGAAAGACCAAAAAATGCCCGAGGTTGATCCGTTAACCAATGATAAATTCGTACCTGAACACGAGTTTGATGGTATTAGAGAATTGGCTAACAATCCTCCCTGGTGGCTGACATTTATATTTATTTTCAGCATTTTGTTCGCCTACGTTTATTTGGCTAAATACCATTTTTTTAGTGATGGTAAAGTGGGGTTGAATGAGTACGAGGCTGAATTATATGCTGTTCAATTGCAGGAAGAAGAGGCTGCAGGTATTGAAGCATCTGCAACAGAAGGAGGCGGTGGAATTTCCATTGAAACAGTAAAGGTTGACTATAGTGTACCATTAACTGCTCAAACTGATCTGGATAAAGGTGCCAAAGTTTTTTCAACTAACTGTGCTGTTTGCCACTTGGCAGAAGGACAAGGATTGGTTGGACCGAACTTAACTGATGAATACTGGATTCATGGAGGTAGTTTTGAAAATATTATGACTGTGATTAATAATGGTGTGATTGAAAAAGGAATGATTGCCTGGAAAGGGCAGCTATCAGATACCCAAATACATCAGGTTGCCAGTTTTATAACAACCCTGCAAGGAACCAATCCGCCTAATCCTAAAGCACCTCAAGGTGAAAAGTATGTGCCGGAAGCTGAATAG